The Solibacillus sp. FSL R7-0682 genome includes a window with the following:
- a CDS encoding HPr family phosphocarrier protein, with amino-acid sequence MVEKKVEVKLKSGLQARQAALFVQEANRYKSDVFLQKEAKKVNAKSIMGIMSLAVAKGTIVTLSADGHDEEKAINALQALIEKEN; translated from the coding sequence ATGGTCGAAAAAAAAGTTGAAGTAAAGCTGAAATCAGGTTTACAAGCAAGACAGGCTGCACTTTTTGTACAGGAAGCAAATCGATATAAATCGGATGTTTTTTTACAAAAGGAAGCGAAAAAGGTAAATGCGAAATCAATTATGGGGATTATGAGCCTGGCAGTAGCTAAAGGTACAATTGTAACCCTAAGCGCAGATGGTCATGATGAGGAAAAAGCAATTAATGCATTACAAGCGTTAATTGAAAAAGAAAATTAA
- a CDS encoding amino acid ABC transporter ATP-binding protein → MIKVENLHKHFGKLEVLKGIDYEIHEKEVVCVIGPSGSGKSTFLRCMNLLEEVTAGAIYIEGVKINDPKTNINDIRTEVGMVFQQFNLFPHMSVIDNITMAPMQIRKLNKADAEKLALELLDKVGLSAKADNYPQQLSGGQQQRVAIARALAMKPKIMLFDEPTSALDPEMVKEVLDVMKNLAKEGMTMVVVTHEMGFAREVGDRVLFMDGGYIVEQGRPDDVFGNPQNERTKAFLGKVL, encoded by the coding sequence ATGATTAAAGTAGAAAATTTACACAAGCATTTTGGCAAGCTCGAAGTGTTAAAAGGAATTGACTATGAAATTCATGAAAAAGAAGTAGTGTGTGTGATTGGTCCATCTGGCTCTGGAAAAAGTACATTCTTGCGTTGCATGAATTTACTTGAAGAAGTAACAGCTGGAGCGATTTATATTGAAGGTGTCAAAATTAATGATCCGAAAACGAATATTAATGACATTCGTACAGAGGTCGGTATGGTATTCCAACAATTTAATCTATTTCCACATATGTCAGTCATTGATAACATAACAATGGCACCGATGCAAATTCGTAAATTGAATAAAGCAGATGCAGAAAAGCTTGCTTTAGAGCTTCTTGATAAAGTAGGTCTGAGTGCTAAAGCGGACAACTACCCACAGCAATTATCCGGTGGTCAGCAGCAACGAGTTGCCATTGCACGCGCATTAGCAATGAAGCCAAAAATAATGTTATTTGATGAGCCGACGTCAGCACTTGACCCAGAAATGGTTAAAGAGGTTTTAGATGTAATGAAAAACCTTGCAAAAGAAGGGATGACGATGGTTGTCGTTACACATGAAATGGGCTTTGCCCGTGAAGTAGGGGATCGTGTGTTATTTATGGATGGTGGTTACATCGTCGAACAAGGGCGTCCTGATGACGTGTTTGGAAACCCACAAAATGAGCGAACAAAAGCTTTTTTAGGGAAAGTACTATAA
- a CDS encoding tetratricopeptide repeat protein, with protein sequence MENKRLKAKATNIVSFVPNGDYYYNKALKAIDRDEMDKAYKYIKRAADLSPDDAHVLLQYGILEMELQNYDHAYELIHTAYSLEPNEAEIVFMLAEVSGCIGHIHDAQKYAEKYLEMEPDGSYLEDATEILEFVDYVADDIEEVDEHDAAKMVSQEKARRLMEQGDFQAAIEVLEETIEEFPDLWNAHNNLALAYFYVGEVEQARALLHEVLRRNKGNLHALCNLTVFAYYEKNVEDLPELLELLKKIQPYEWDNRYKLGATFALVGEYDHAYKWLRSMHKKGYEGDAGFYFWLAQSAYFSGHEVFAQDMWKTLLKLDPSKEGLEPWVNGDATKLRNSAENNRDFIIRQLSDDNDSSRLFGLFLLKKSAHKQEIVAHPTLLDISSFSQLEKLSLAYALDYDFNEAADEEKIFLNFMQVAEQIVKVNGSITLEVAQILSTWFTLGEIAYKQGYLFKNIQALAAAIEYSFHTALNNKVTKKAMAQKYAISVSTLTKYNDELYDFVPIDEE encoded by the coding sequence TTGGAAAATAAACGTTTAAAAGCTAAAGCAACAAATATTGTGTCGTTTGTACCAAATGGTGATTATTATTATAATAAAGCATTAAAAGCGATTGACCGGGATGAGATGGACAAAGCTTATAAATATATAAAACGTGCAGCAGACTTAAGTCCAGATGACGCCCATGTGTTACTTCAGTATGGCATACTGGAAATGGAGCTTCAAAACTATGATCATGCATATGAATTAATCCATACTGCGTATAGTTTAGAGCCAAATGAAGCGGAAATTGTCTTTATGCTTGCAGAAGTTTCTGGATGTATTGGGCATATTCATGATGCACAAAAGTATGCCGAAAAATATTTAGAGATGGAACCTGATGGCTCATATCTTGAGGATGCTACTGAAATATTAGAATTTGTTGATTACGTAGCGGATGATATTGAAGAGGTTGATGAACACGATGCTGCAAAAATGGTTTCACAAGAAAAAGCTAGACGATTAATGGAACAAGGGGACTTTCAGGCAGCTATTGAAGTGCTAGAAGAAACAATTGAGGAATTCCCTGACCTTTGGAATGCCCATAATAACTTAGCACTTGCGTATTTTTATGTAGGCGAAGTAGAGCAAGCGAGAGCGTTATTACACGAAGTATTACGAAGAAATAAAGGGAACTTACATGCTCTATGTAATTTAACGGTTTTTGCCTACTATGAAAAAAATGTAGAAGATTTACCAGAGTTACTAGAGCTCTTGAAAAAAATTCAGCCATACGAATGGGATAACCGTTATAAATTAGGAGCAACATTTGCCTTAGTTGGCGAATATGACCACGCCTATAAATGGTTACGATCGATGCATAAAAAAGGCTACGAAGGAGATGCGGGCTTTTATTTTTGGTTAGCCCAATCTGCGTATTTTTCAGGACACGAGGTTTTTGCACAGGATATGTGGAAGACGCTTTTGAAACTTGATCCATCAAAGGAAGGTCTTGAACCTTGGGTAAATGGTGATGCGACAAAGCTTCGAAATTCAGCAGAAAACAATCGAGATTTTATCATTCGCCAATTATCCGATGACAATGATTCAAGCCGATTATTTGGATTGTTTTTACTAAAAAAATCTGCACATAAACAAGAAATTGTGGCTCATCCTACGTTATTAGATATATCGAGTTTCTCCCAGCTTGAAAAATTAAGTTTGGCGTATGCACTCGATTATGATTTTAATGAAGCAGCAGATGAAGAAAAGATTTTCTTAAACTTTATGCAAGTGGCAGAGCAAATTGTAAAGGTAAATGGGTCAATTACACTTGAAGTTGCCCAAATATTAAGTACTTGGTTTACATTAGGGGAAATTGCTTATAAGCAAGGCTATCTCTTTAAAAATATCCAAGCTTTAGCAGCCGCGATTGAATACTCATTCCATACAGCGTTAAATAATAAAGTAACAAAAAAAGCGATGGCACAAAAATATGCTATCTCTGTTTCGACGTTAACAAAATATAATGATGAATTATATGATTTCGTTCCAATCGATGAGGAATAA
- the rapZ gene encoding RNase adapter RapZ, which yields MDSPSYTHELVIITGMSGAGKTVAVQSFEDLGYYCVDNLPPELLTTFLALMKDSEKKITRIAVVMDLRGREFFDSLIESLDALLEEEEILPRILFLDSDDATLVRRYKESRRSHPLAPQGLPLEGIKLERQLLSELKGRAKTVVNTSQLKPRELRERITKEFTNLNSPTFSINVMSFGFKHGIPIDADLVFDVRFLKNPYYVEDLRHKTGLQTEVSSYVLATDETQQLIAKLTDLFTFMIPHYRNEGKSQLVIAFGCTGGQHRSVTLAEYFGKLLGNTEQVVISHRDINHRKD from the coding sequence GTGGATAGTCCGAGCTATACACATGAGTTAGTTATTATTACGGGAATGTCAGGAGCAGGAAAGACCGTTGCTGTTCAAAGCTTTGAAGATTTAGGGTATTACTGCGTTGATAATTTGCCACCTGAATTACTGACGACCTTTTTAGCATTGATGAAAGATTCAGAGAAGAAAATTACTCGCATTGCCGTTGTTATGGATTTACGTGGTAGGGAGTTTTTTGATTCATTAATCGAATCTCTTGATGCATTATTAGAAGAAGAAGAAATTTTACCACGTATTTTATTTTTAGATTCTGATGACGCAACATTAGTGCGAAGATACAAAGAATCGCGCCGCTCGCATCCACTTGCGCCACAAGGATTACCTCTAGAAGGAATTAAACTTGAGCGTCAATTACTTTCTGAGTTAAAAGGACGCGCCAAAACAGTAGTCAATACATCCCAGCTAAAGCCACGAGAATTACGTGAACGCATTACAAAAGAATTCACGAACTTGAATAGTCCAACATTTTCAATTAATGTGATGTCATTCGGCTTTAAACACGGCATTCCTATTGATGCAGATTTAGTATTTGACGTACGTTTCTTAAAAAATCCATATTATGTCGAGGATTTACGTCATAAAACAGGTTTACAAACGGAAGTGTCATCCTACGTATTAGCTACAGATGAAACACAGCAATTAATTGCAAAACTAACGGATTTGTTTACGTTTATGATTCCGCATTACCGCAATGAAGGGAAATCCCAATTAGTAATTGCATTTGGCTGTACAGGAGGGCAACATCGCTCGGTTACATTAGCTGAATATTTCGGCAAGCTATTAGGTAACACGGAGCAAGTTGTCATCTCTCATCGAGATATCAATCATAGAAAGGATTGA
- the whiA gene encoding DNA-binding protein WhiA, giving the protein MSFASETKKELTQVEADDNSLKAEVSALIRMNGSLSFTNRQLSLDVQTENAAIARRLYTIVKKLYPYNVELLVRKKMRLKKNNVYICRVREGAREILADLEIVSNSFEFNHTISEAIIPKNNQRRAYLRGAFLAGGSVNNPETSSYHLEVYSLYKEHGEALANLMNHYDLNAKTIERKKGYVTYLKEAEKISDFLNLVGATQAMLKFEDVRIVRDMRNSVNRIVNCETANLNKTIGAALRQVENIRYIDNAIGLDQLPEKLREIARLRVEYQDVTLKELGEMVSTGVVSKSGVNHRLRKIDEIAEAIRRGEHVIK; this is encoded by the coding sequence ATGTCATTTGCATCTGAAACAAAAAAAGAGCTCACGCAAGTCGAAGCGGATGACAATAGTTTAAAGGCTGAGGTGTCCGCCCTTATTCGAATGAATGGTTCATTAAGCTTTACGAATCGTCAACTAAGCTTAGATGTTCAAACTGAAAATGCCGCAATTGCAAGGCGTCTTTACACAATAGTTAAAAAACTATATCCCTACAATGTAGAATTACTCGTTCGAAAAAAGATGCGTCTGAAAAAGAATAATGTATATATTTGCCGTGTACGTGAAGGCGCAAGAGAAATATTAGCAGACTTAGAAATTGTCTCAAATTCATTTGAGTTTAATCATACAATTTCAGAAGCAATTATTCCTAAAAACAATCAACGACGCGCATATTTACGTGGCGCATTTTTAGCAGGTGGATCAGTCAATAATCCTGAAACATCATCATATCATTTAGAAGTGTATTCTTTATATAAGGAGCACGGAGAAGCACTTGCTAACTTAATGAATCATTATGACTTAAATGCGAAGACAATTGAACGAAAAAAAGGATATGTAACTTATTTAAAGGAAGCAGAAAAAATATCAGATTTTCTTAATTTAGTTGGTGCTACACAAGCGATGCTGAAATTTGAGGACGTTCGTATTGTGCGCGATATGCGTAACAGTGTAAACCGAATCGTTAACTGTGAAACAGCGAATTTAAACAAAACGATTGGTGCTGCGTTACGACAAGTTGAAAACATTCGCTATATTGATAATGCAATCGGTTTAGATCAACTACCTGAAAAGTTACGTGAGATTGCAAGATTACGAGTAGAATATCAAGATGTTACATTAAAGGAATTAGGCGAAATGGTTTCGACGGGTGTTGTAAGTAAATCAGGTGTTAATCACCGCCTACGGAAAATCGATGAAATCGCGGAAGCAATTCGTCGTGGTGAGCACGTTATTAAATAA
- the clpP gene encoding ATP-dependent Clp endopeptidase proteolytic subunit ClpP — MNLIPTVIEQTNRGERAYDIYSRLLKDRIILLGSAIDDNVANSIVAQLLFLEAEDPDKDIHLYINSPGGSITSGMAIYDTMNFIKPDVSTICIGMAASMGAFLLSAGAKGKRIALPNAEVMIHQPLGGAQGQATEIEIAARRILFLREKLNRIMAENTGQDYETLARDTDRDNFMTAEQAKEYGLIDKIFERNQLNK; from the coding sequence ATGAACTTAATTCCTACAGTTATTGAACAAACAAATCGCGGTGAACGTGCGTATGACATTTATTCACGTTTATTAAAAGACCGTATCATTTTATTAGGAAGCGCGATTGACGACAACGTAGCAAACTCAATCGTAGCACAGCTTTTATTTTTAGAAGCTGAAGATCCAGATAAGGATATTCACCTATACATCAACTCTCCAGGTGGTTCAATTACATCTGGTATGGCAATTTACGATACAATGAATTTCATCAAACCTGATGTATCAACAATTTGTATCGGTATGGCTGCTTCAATGGGTGCTTTCTTATTATCTGCTGGTGCTAAAGGGAAGCGTATCGCATTACCAAACGCAGAAGTAATGATTCACCAACCACTTGGTGGCGCACAAGGTCAAGCAACCGAAATCGAAATTGCAGCTCGTCGCATTTTATTCTTACGTGAAAAATTAAACCGTATCATGGCTGAGAACACTGGTCAAGATTACGAAACATTAGCACGTGACACAGATCGTGATAATTTCATGACAGCTGAGCAAGCAAAAGAATATGGTTTAATTGACAAAATTTTCGAACGTAATCAATTAAACAAATAA
- a CDS encoding 8-oxo-dGTP diphosphatase, with protein MQRITNLLAIKDGKVLLLQKPRRGWFVAPGGKMELGESIYESAIREFQEETNLTPKDIHLKGTYTMIIKNGERIVDEWMLYTFIAHDVEGIPFDETREGKLAWHSIETLKDLPMAAGDRTNLLFAALNKGMQYGTFEYTEDFELLSERIQHTTEQ; from the coding sequence ATGCAACGTATTACAAATTTATTAGCTATTAAGGACGGAAAAGTGTTATTGCTCCAAAAACCGAGAAGAGGCTGGTTTGTAGCGCCAGGAGGTAAAATGGAGCTTGGGGAATCAATTTATGAATCGGCCATACGCGAATTCCAAGAAGAAACAAATTTAACACCGAAAGATATTCATTTAAAAGGCACCTATACAATGATCATTAAAAACGGTGAAAGAATAGTAGACGAATGGATGCTGTATACATTTATTGCACATGATGTTGAGGGCATTCCATTTGATGAGACAAGAGAAGGTAAGCTTGCTTGGCATTCTATCGAAACATTAAAGGACTTGCCAATGGCGGCAGGAGACCGAACAAATTTATTATTTGCTGCATTAAATAAAGGGATGCAATATGGTACATTTGAATATACAGAGGATTTTGAGCTACTGAGCGAAAGAATCCAACATACGACCGAACAATAA
- the trxB gene encoding thioredoxin-disulfide reductase, which translates to MSEEKIYDVVIIGAGPAGMTAAVYTSRANLSTLMIERGIPGGQMASTEAVENYPGFDTILGPELSSKMFEHAKKFGAEYAYGDVSEIIDGEEYKTIISGKKQYKTRTIIITTGAEYKKLGIPGETELGGRGVSYCAVCDGAFFKQKNLIVIGGGDSAVEEGVYLTRFADKVTIVHRRDKLRAQKILQDRAFANEKIDFIWNSTVKEIHEVDGKVGKVTLSSTLDGTETEVNTDGVFVYVGMLPLTAPFAPLNILNEAGYIVTNEKMETAVPGIYAAGDVREKMLRQIVTATGDGSIAAQSAQHFIEELKEKIAHA; encoded by the coding sequence ATGTCAGAAGAAAAAATTTATGATGTCGTAATAATCGGTGCAGGCCCAGCAGGGATGACTGCAGCTGTTTATACATCTCGCGCAAATTTATCAACATTAATGATCGAACGTGGTATTCCTGGTGGTCAAATGGCAAGTACAGAAGCAGTAGAAAATTACCCAGGATTCGATACAATTTTAGGGCCTGAGTTATCATCAAAAATGTTTGAGCATGCCAAAAAATTCGGTGCTGAATATGCATACGGTGACGTTTCAGAAATTATTGACGGCGAAGAATACAAAACGATAATTTCAGGTAAAAAACAATACAAAACACGTACAATTATCATCACTACAGGTGCAGAATATAAAAAATTAGGTATTCCAGGTGAAACGGAGCTTGGTGGTCGTGGAGTTAGTTATTGTGCGGTTTGTGATGGAGCATTCTTCAAGCAAAAGAACTTAATCGTTATCGGTGGCGGTGACTCAGCGGTTGAAGAAGGTGTGTATTTAACTCGCTTTGCAGATAAAGTAACAATTGTGCACCGTCGTGATAAATTACGAGCTCAAAAAATCCTTCAAGATCGTGCATTTGCAAATGAAAAAATCGATTTCATTTGGAATTCAACAGTAAAAGAAATACATGAAGTAGATGGTAAAGTTGGTAAGGTGACATTATCATCAACTTTGGACGGTACTGAAACGGAAGTTAATACAGATGGCGTATTCGTTTACGTAGGTATGCTTCCATTAACTGCACCATTTGCTCCGTTAAACATTTTAAACGAAGCAGGTTACATCGTGACAAATGAAAAAATGGAGACAGCTGTTCCAGGTATTTACGCAGCAGGTGATGTACGTGAGAAAATGCTTCGTCAAATCGTTACAGCAACTGGTGATGGCAGTATCGCAGCACAATCTGCACAACATTTTATCGAAGAATTAAAAGAGAAGATTGCACACGCATAA
- a CDS encoding basic amino acid ABC transporter substrate-binding protein has protein sequence MNKHKLFKWMLPFATASMILTACGADDNSSNTGEGKEYTKISAGTEATYAPFEYLDDKGNVVGLDADILAAIGEEMGIETEIKNVGWESTFSQVTTGELDLGAAAITITDERKESYDFTDPYYEATLLIVTKEDSKIESYEQLKDKKIAAQINTTGHIAAQELQGVASSKILAYENFAVAIQEVMNGSAEAAIGDNAVVLDYLKNNPDSGLKAIEDDSFEVDYFGFMVQKGNKELLELLNEGLKKIKENGKLAEITGTEIE, from the coding sequence ATGAACAAACATAAACTGTTTAAATGGATGCTACCATTTGCAACAGCATCAATGATTTTAACCGCTTGTGGTGCAGATGATAATTCATCAAATACAGGTGAAGGCAAAGAGTATACAAAAATATCAGCTGGTACAGAGGCAACTTATGCACCGTTTGAATATTTAGATGATAAAGGAAATGTTGTTGGATTAGATGCCGATATTTTAGCGGCAATCGGTGAAGAAATGGGTATCGAAACAGAAATTAAAAATGTCGGTTGGGAGTCAACATTTAGTCAAGTAACAACAGGGGAGCTAGATTTAGGTGCAGCGGCGATTACAATTACCGATGAACGAAAAGAAAGCTATGATTTCACTGATCCATATTATGAAGCAACTTTATTAATTGTTACGAAGGAAGATTCGAAGATTGAATCCTACGAACAGTTAAAAGATAAAAAAATTGCTGCACAGATTAACACGACAGGTCATATTGCAGCACAAGAGCTACAAGGTGTAGCTAGCTCAAAAATTTTAGCCTATGAAAACTTTGCAGTCGCGATTCAAGAAGTAATGAATGGCTCTGCAGAAGCAGCGATTGGTGATAATGCAGTTGTACTTGATTACTTAAAAAATAATCCAGATTCAGGCTTAAAAGCTATTGAAGATGATTCATTTGAAGTAGATTACTTCGGCTTTATGGTGCAAAAGGGAAATAAGGAATTACTAGAGCTTTTAAATGAAGGCTTAAAAAAAATTAAAGAAAACGGTAAGCTTGCTGAAATTACAGGTACAGAAATCGAGTAA
- a CDS encoding amino acid ABC transporter permease has protein sequence MEIFDFFRWDIIWNYRELYAKGLLATIILTACGYIGGVILGLFLGLGQVSTKKWIYWPAKIYVDVFRGTPMLVQLLLIHLAVIPTIFGQGLGWWVSGIVGLILNSAAYNAEIFRAGIQSIDKGQMEAARSLGLTHSQAMRKVILPQAFRRMIPPLGNEFIALLKDSSLVTVIAGAEILYVSKVVAGTYQRFWEPYLFAAFLYLMLTYLVTKLIAFIEKRVDINYNPRKKKERA, from the coding sequence ATGGAAATTTTTGATTTTTTCCGTTGGGATATTATCTGGAACTACCGTGAACTATATGCAAAAGGCTTATTAGCAACAATTATTTTGACAGCATGTGGTTATATTGGTGGTGTGATTTTAGGTCTATTTTTAGGATTAGGCCAAGTTTCAACAAAAAAATGGATTTACTGGCCAGCTAAAATTTATGTAGACGTATTTCGTGGTACGCCAATGCTTGTACAATTATTATTAATTCACTTAGCGGTTATTCCAACAATCTTTGGTCAAGGACTCGGTTGGTGGGTATCAGGTATTGTCGGGTTAATATTAAATAGTGCAGCATATAACGCAGAAATTTTCCGTGCAGGAATCCAGTCTATAGATAAAGGGCAGATGGAGGCAGCACGTTCACTTGGTTTAACGCACTCTCAAGCGATGCGTAAAGTTATTTTACCACAAGCATTTCGCCGTATGATTCCGCCATTAGGAAATGAATTTATCGCATTGTTAAAAGATTCTTCTTTAGTTACGGTTATTGCAGGTGCTGAAATCTTGTATGTAAGTAAAGTAGTAGCTGGTACGTATCAGCGTTTCTGGGAGCCGTATTTATTCGCAGCGTTCTTATATTTAATGTTAACGTATCTTGTTACGAAGCTGATCGCATTTATTGAAAAGCGAGTTGACATCAATTACAACCCTAGAAAGAAAAAGGAGCGCGCATAA
- a CDS encoding gluconeogenesis factor YvcK family protein produces MKKKRTRIVVIGGGTGLSTVLRGLKQHPFDITAIVTVADDGGSSGRLRDDYDIPPPGDVRNVIAALSDVEPLVEQMFQFRFSQSNDLGGHSLGNLMLTALTEITGDFNHAIAEMSKVLNVHGKVVPAANKKVTLHAELTDGSVITGESKIPSGQAPIQRVYLEPDNVKPLPAAIHAIELADYILIGPGSLYTSIIPNLLVKGIGQAVVRAKGEKIYISNLMTQLGETLNYTTSQHIEAIHTHVGVPFIESIIINEKDIPSTIYKNYRQENAEPVQFDIEKIEQMGIKIIKKEIAIIQNGVVRHDAKNLADWLCEYSLQKN; encoded by the coding sequence ATGAAAAAAAAGAGGACACGTATTGTTGTAATCGGAGGAGGTACTGGGCTATCGACAGTTTTACGCGGTTTAAAGCAACATCCTTTCGACATAACAGCAATTGTAACGGTGGCAGATGACGGAGGCTCATCTGGTCGTTTGCGTGATGATTACGATATTCCTCCACCAGGAGATGTACGAAATGTAATTGCCGCACTTTCTGATGTGGAGCCATTAGTGGAGCAAATGTTCCAGTTTCGATTTTCACAATCCAATGATTTAGGTGGTCACTCGTTAGGAAACTTAATGCTCACAGCGCTTACCGAAATTACAGGTGATTTTAATCATGCAATAGCTGAGATGAGTAAAGTATTAAATGTTCATGGAAAAGTCGTCCCAGCTGCCAATAAAAAAGTAACGTTGCATGCGGAACTGACAGATGGATCGGTCATTACAGGAGAATCTAAAATTCCTTCTGGTCAAGCACCTATCCAACGAGTTTATTTAGAGCCTGACAATGTGAAGCCATTACCAGCTGCCATTCATGCAATTGAATTGGCAGACTATATATTAATTGGTCCGGGAAGTTTATATACGAGCATCATTCCGAATTTACTTGTTAAAGGAATCGGTCAAGCTGTTGTTCGAGCAAAAGGTGAAAAAATATATATTTCCAATTTAATGACACAACTCGGAGAAACGCTAAATTATACGACATCTCAGCATATCGAAGCGATTCATACACATGTAGGAGTGCCATTTATTGAATCTATTATAATAAACGAAAAAGATATTCCTTCGACTATTTATAAAAATTACCGTCAAGAAAATGCAGAGCCTGTTCAATTTGATATAGAAAAAATTGAACAAATGGGCATAAAAATAATAAAAAAAGAAATTGCGATTATTCAAAATGGCGTTGTCCGTCATGATGCAAAAAATTTAGCAGATTGGCTTTGTGAGTATTCGCTACAAAAAAACTAA